One genomic window of Amphiura filiformis chromosome 3, Afil_fr2py, whole genome shotgun sequence includes the following:
- the LOC140147575 gene encoding uncharacterized protein — MAEAEVVVHPDERSILVENIPYETDDAGQLKDRLQKHFENSSNGGGDVDKIVCPVMGTLTKSIVVFVSARDAHFTAKHGNLKFADDDLKVSLLPPVFRNLSTTINQFYWNIIHRYQSRDIAE, encoded by the exons ATGGCAGAGGCTGAAGTTGTAGTGCACCCAGATGAAAGGAGCATTCTAGTTGAAAACATACCTTATGAGACGGACGATGCTGGACAACTTAAGGATCgccttcaaaaacattttgaaaactcatCAAATGGCGGAGGGGACGTGGACAAGATAGTATGTCCTGTTATGGGCACACTGACTAAATCCATAGTTGTTTTTGTGTCCGCCAGAG ATGCGCATTTTACGGCAAAGCATGGAAATCTTAAATTTGCTGATGACGATCTCAAAGTTAGTCTACTTCCACCG GTGTTTCGAAACCTTTCTACGACCATCaaccaattttactggaatatcATACATAGGTATCAATCTAGAGATATCGCTGAATGA
- the LOC140147791 gene encoding uncharacterized protein, whose translation MSELSTEVRAQNLAHSVALRKQLNNWYKEQHIAVHKLSHGQQKVFRNLIKVQNDKRRIERQTHIKKQEELRQTLRERAQKQKEEALKKAMELDMLSLAIGVTNSVSYDNKPEHDNLVKKSTTQKLPKIKEITDFKSKTDGQAMGSKRKHERSISLEPLDPKRPTRSSGFPAISKMNKSEVLPVIQNGFKDYSTPQTDFDIIAAVSEANGIEEAEETNENLKDISHRAAGALSTPHFQQPKTAADAEDDFKNDDNADMVDKTNEDEFNTMWTPSQSRTSLDRGSTVSPSTVKIAIVRDTSSPHLLPELNKTPVLKNIKINSKQYDKDKEKPQQQSHKLTNNNMNSNQVLPPITSEMANANNGTDNPLQLATHNRKHSVTSSTKSVKKRRKLKERQSLIDDMHRYHISIADTRRYTIPKYEPPVVESVVKYTKTSQGSFVSSDVAVKPAANDFKLPSKKSQYLLEKALRWEQAQVEPRQTKLEHFYGQVSDHIDKSNKSSIPKPKVTEPKDTLPAIKLKTTIHSRTFGNSLEGFHLQQDVHDLRNCRYLRFKGTSLPQTLADSEQPSNVGPYRMKSTSWGQAEVSRYNAKHAKKR comes from the exons ATGTCGGAGTTGAGCACGGAGGTTCGCGCACAAAATCTTGCCCATTCCGTTGCATTGAGAAAGCAACTAAACAACTGGTATAAAGAACAACATATTGCTGTTCATAAGTTATCTCATGGCCAACAAAAGGTCTTCAGGAATCTCATAAAG GTACAAAACGACAAGCGTCGAATTGAACGACAAACTCACATTAAAAAGCAAGAGGAGCTCCGACAAACGTTACGAGAGAGGGCACAGAAACAGAAGGAAGAAGCTCTTAAGAAAGCTATGGAATTGGACATGCTATCATTAGCAATAGGAGTAACCAACAGTGTTAGTTATGACAACAAACCAGAACATGATAACCTAGTTAAGAAATCAACGACACAAAAACTAcctaaaattaaagaaattacTGATTTCAAGAGTAAAACCGACGGACAAGCAATGGGTTCAAAAAGAAAGCACGAGCGTAGTATATCATTAGAGCCATTAGATCCCAAACGTCCGACACGTTCTTCTGGATTTCCAGCAATAAGCAAAATGAATAAATCTGAAGTTCTACCCGTCATACAGAATGGTTTCAAGGATTATTCCACGCCGCAAACTGATTTTGACATCATTGCTGCGGTATCAGAAGCCAATGGAATTGAAGAGGCAGAAGAGACCAATGAAAACCTTAAAGACATTTCTCATAGAGCAGCTGGTGCGTTAAGTACACCGCATTTTCAGCAGCCAAAAACTGCTGCAGATGCAGAAGATGATTTCAAGAACGATGACAATGCAGATATGGTGGACAAAACCAATGAGGATGAATTTAATACAATGTGGACTCCTAGTCAAAGTCGAACAAGTCTAGATAGGGGTAGTACTGTATCCCCGAGTACTGTAAAGATCGCCATTGTAAGAGATACGTCTTCTCCTCATCTATTGCCAGAACTGAACAAGACACCTGtgcttaaaaatatcaaaattaactcAAAACAATACGATAAAGATAAAGAAAAACCTCAGCAGCAATCGCACAAATTAACCAACAATAATATGAATTCAAACCAAGTATTGCCACCGATTACTAGTGAAATGGCAAATGCAAATAACGGTACTGATAATCCATTACAACTTGCGACACACAATCGTAAACATTCTGTTACATCGAGTACGAAAAGTGTCAAGAAAAGACGGAAACTAAAGGAAAGACAATCTTTAATTGACGATATGCATAGATATCATATAAGTATTGCAGATACCAGGAGATACACTATACCCAAATACGAACCACCTGTTGTTGAGAGTGTGGTCAAGTATACCAAGACCAGTCAAGGAAGCTTCGTCTCGAGTGACGTCGCAGTGAAACCAGCAGCAAATGACTTCAAGCTGCCATCGAAGAAGTCTCAGTATTTGCTCGAGAAAGCACTGCGATGGGAACAGGCACAGGTGGAACCACGTCAGACAAAACTTGAGCATTTCTACGGGCAAGTCAGTGATCACATAG ATAAATCCAATAAGTCAAGCATTCCGAAGCCTAAAGTTACTGAGCCTAAGGACACCTTaccagcaataaaactaaaaacTACCATACACAGCCGTACATTTGGTAATTCTTTGGAAGGCTTCCATCTTCAACAAGATGTGCATGATCTACGCAACTGTCGTTACCTGAGATTCAAGGGCACTAGTCTGCCACAAACATTAGCCGATTCGGAGCAGCCTTCTAATGTGGGTCCTTACAGAATGAAATCAACGAGTTGGGGACAGGCAGAAGTATCAAGATACAACGCCAAACATGCCAAAAAACGATAG